Proteins from a genomic interval of Chanos chanos chromosome 3, fChaCha1.1, whole genome shotgun sequence:
- the LOC115806781 gene encoding lectin-like, which translates to MSRNYMTKYDELRKGDYLWSNNKEYKAVFQEDGNFVIYGWKPVWTSDTAGQRDAHRLVMQDDCNFVMYRRDDKAMWHTGTQRSDGFRTCHLYLRNDGSLVIEKDGEEMWSSTLSRSQK; encoded by the exons ATGAGTCGAAACTACATGACCAAATACGATGAGCTCCGCAAAGGAGACTATCTGTGGTCCAATAACAAAGAGTACAAGGCTGTCTTCCAG GAGGATGGAAACTTTGTCATCTATGGCTGGAAGCCAGTTTGGACCTCAGACACGGCTGGCCAGCGCGATGCCCATCGCTTGGTGATGCAGGACGACTGTAACTTTGTCATGTACCGCAGAGATGACAAAGCCATGTGGCACACTGGCACTCAGCGCTCGGATGGCTTCCGCACATGCCACCTGTACCTGCGCAATGATGGCTCTCTGGTAatagagaaggatggagaggaaATGTGGTCCTCCACCCTTTCCCGCAGCCAAAAGTGA
- the LOC115806506 gene encoding mannose-specific lectin-like — protein MSRNYMSKYDELRKGDYLMSNNREWKAVFQEDGNFVIYGWKPVWNSDTSGQRDAHRLVMQDDCNLVIYRRDNKMMWQTKSQVSGGFKTCRLYLRNDGTMVVERDGEEVWSSAQSKGHK, from the exons ATGAGTCGTAACTACATGTCTAAGTACGATGAGCTGCGCAAGGGAGACTATCTCATGTCAAACAACCGTGAGTGGAAAGCTGTGTTTCAG gaGGATGGAAATTTTGTCATCTATGGTTGGAAGCCTGTGTGGAACTCGGACACGTCCGGCCAGCGTGATGCCCATCGCCTGGTGATGCAGGACGACTGTAACCTGGTCATTTACCGCAGGGATAACAAAATGATGTGGCAGACCAAGAGCCAGGTATCCGGAGGCTTTAAAACCTGTCGCCTGTACCTGCGCAATGATGGGACCATGGTGgtggagagggatggagaagaGGTGTGGTCCTCAGCCCAGTCCAAGGGCCACAAGTGA